The following are encoded in a window of Colletotrichum lupini chromosome 3, complete sequence genomic DNA:
- a CDS encoding Met-10+ like-protein, with protein MTVPDYRLINMANSNSDMISLRAPLARAATILDRSLFSKKLELAAATVKDPRNISKYRKQLEKGNELLRLDRLDSCRTDPKSSNLKCLLLRPGVKADTPTTWGPVFQEGIKTGELDVVPYELQLDYDYWSYLDVMTSILPEELHVEIPVGFNTAGHVAHLNLKEQYLPYKKIIAEVILDKNPKITTVINKVDDVGGNSVFRTFAYEVLCGPEDMNVEVKENDCVFQFDYSKVYWNSKLEPEHTRLIGMFKPGEVVADVMAGIGPFAVPAGRKGVFVFANDMNPESYKYLNAAVQKNKVQQYVRPYNMDGRKFIQEAVHQVYDASKKGEGAVIKPKQSRSKPQNPPPQPKHIPIPPTISHFVMNLPASAYTFVNHYKGIYSGHEELFEPHTSAKLPMVHVHCFALKSDDEVPLNDILERIYAEIGVRFKLGDADKQGEMTIYNVRDVAPKKRMFCASFRIPPEFDVTVTEMDMSMPACLTILHDRDRYPIHAVQAFTNPASLRPTCSRCKADKALSKELPRRLSYIWCT; from the exons ATGACTGTGCCCGACTATCGACTCATCAACATGGCG AACTCGAATTCCGATATGATTAGCCTCCGCGCGCCTCTTGCCCGCGCGGCTACAATTCTCGACCGTTCTCTCTTTTCTAAAAAGTTGGAACTCGCTGCCGCCACGGTCAAAGACCCCCGCAACATCTCAAAGTACCGCAAACAGCTGGAAAAGGGAAATGAGCTTCTTAGACTTGACCGTCTGGATTCATGCAGAACTGATCCCAAGTCATCAAATTTGAAATGCCTTTTGTTGCGACCTGGCGTGAAAGCTGATA CACCGACGACATGGGGTCCTGTCTTCCAGGAGGGTATCAAGACTGGAGAGCTGGATGTGGTTCCTTACGAGCTGCAGCTCGACTATGACTACTGGAGCTACC TTGATGTGATGACATCCATCTTGCCTGAGGAACTTCACGTAGAGATCCCAGTCGGGTTCAATACGGCTGGACATGTTG CGCACCTCAACCTCAAGGAACAGTACctcccttataaaaagatcaTCGCAGAGGTTATCCTCGACAAGAACCCCAAAATCACCACCGTTATCAACAAGGTGGATGATGTCGGCGGCAACTCTGTGTTCAGAACCTTTGCCTACGAGGTTCTCTGTGGACCCGAGGATATGAACGTCGAAGTCAAGGAGAACGATTGCGTCTTCCAATTCGACTATTCCAAGGTGTACTGGAACAGCAAGCTCGAGCCCGAACACACTAGGCTCATCGGCATGTTCAAACCGGGAGAAGTTGTCGCCGATGTTATGGCGGGTATTGGACCGTTCGCCGTGCCGGCAGGAAGGAAGGGTGTTTTCGTCTTCGCCAACGACATGAACCCCGAAAGCTACAAGTACTTGAACGCAGCTGTCCAGAAGAACAAGGTCCAGCAGTATGTCCGTCCATACAACATGGACGGCCGCAAATTCATCCAGGAGGCCGTTCACCAAGTCTACGACGCTTCTAAGAAGGGAGAGGGCGCTGTCATCAAGCCCAAGCAATCGAGAAGCAAACCCCAGAACCCCCCTCCTCAGCCGAAGCACATCCCAATCCCTCCTACAATCTCGCACTTCGTCATGAACCTACCAGCTTCGGCTTACACATTTGTGAACCACTACAAGGGCATCTACAGCGGACACGAGGAGCTCTTCGAACCTCACACGTCTGCGAAGCTACCCATGGTTCACGTCCACTGCTTCGCCCTCAAGAGCGACGACGAGGTACCCCTGAATGACATCCTCGAACGTATATACGCCGAGATCGGCGTCAGGTTCAAGCTTGGAGACGCGGATAAGCAAGGGGAAATGACCATTTACAACGTGCGGGACGTTGCTCCGAAGAAGCGCATGTTTTGCGCGAGCTTCCGTATTCCTCCTGAG TTCGATGTCACTGTCACCGAGATGGACATGTCGATGCCGGCTTG CCTCACCATCCTCCACGACCGTGACCGATATCCCATCCACGCCGTCCAGGCCTTTACCAACCCCGCCTCGCTTCGCCCAACTTGCAGCCGGTGTAAGGCTGACAAAGCTCTCAGCAAAGAGCTTCCCCGGCGCCTCTCGTATATCTGGTGTACCTAG
- a CDS encoding 2OG-Fe(II)oxygenase superfamily protein — protein MWLLLNGRRFIQARPQLTRHFSLPGSPSYIMSKKRTLDSFFAPSVKKPRKEDESSETVGQSTHANYPIPISELPTSISKELTSLPARPGKDMNDQPDLDLVYFEPYIPSYMAKDLFEFLRSELPFYRVEYDIKRGGFQTHIRTPRYTTVFGLDDTSRFDDDGSVIDRKSGFKVVDKLYQRYPPRPIPKCLDDLRRSAETATDCKFNFCLVNYYASGTDSISFHSDDERFLGPDPAIASFSLGARRDFLMKHKPIPPDNEHPDRPQPKQIKLPLASGDMILMRGRTQSNWLHSIPKRTGKNAEDGGRINITFRRAMVKEGTDNYYNYNVGTGPVYRWDKTMREMRVSSAKDQLKGTS, from the exons ATGTGGCTACTGCTCAACGGGCGCCGGTTCATCCAAGCTCGCCCTCAACTTACACGGCACTTCTCATTGCCTGGAAGCCCTTCATATATCATGTCGAAGAAGCGAACTCTAGACTCCTTCTTCGCGCCATCTGTGAAGAAGCCGCGTAAGGAAGATGAGTCAAGCGAAACC GTCGGCCAGTCCACTCACGCCAATTATCCCATACCTATCTCAGAGCTTCCCACAAGCATCAGTAAAGAGCTCACGTCGCTCCCTGCCCGCCCAGGCAAAGACATGAATGACCAACCAGACCTCGACCTGGTGTACTTTGAGCCTTACATTCCGTCGTACATGGCTAAAGATCTCTTTGAGTTTCTTCGTTCCGAATTGCCATTCTATCGAGTGGAGTATGATATTAAGAGAGGCGGCTTCCAAACTCACATTCGCACGCCACG GTACACCACAGTATTTGGCTTGGACGACACATCCCGATTCGACGACGATGGCTCCGTCATAGACAGGAAGTCCGGCTTCAAAGTCGTTGACAAACTGTACCAGAGATACCCACCGCGGCCAATCCCCAAATGTCTAGATGACCTCCGTCGCTCAGCCGAGACGGCCACAGACTGCAAGTTCAACTTCTGTCTCGTCAACTATTATGCTTCAGGCACGGATAGCATCTCCTTCCACAGCGACGATGAGAGGTTTCTTGGTCCGGATCCCGCCATCGCCTCCTTCTCCCTCGGCGCGAGGAGGGATTTCCTCATGAAGCACAAGCCGATACCTCCAGACAATGAGCATCCGGATAGGCCGCAGCCCAAACAAATCAAGTTGCCATTAGCCAGCGGTGACATGATCCTCATGCGCGGACGCACTCAGTCGAATTGGCTTCACTCGATACCCAAGCGAACGGGCAAGAATGCGGAGGATGGCGGGAGAATCAACATCACATTCAGGCGAGCGATGGTGAAGGAAGGAACTGATAATTACTACAACTACAACGTCGGAACCGGACCTGTCTATCGGTGGGACAAAACGATGCGGGAAATGCGGGTATCTTCCGCCAAAGACCAGCTCAAGGGAACGTCATGA
- a CDS encoding Di-trans,poly-cis-decaprenylcistransferase yields the protein MPSTRVRKVYRTDDVVDLKDEEKEQLLESYLPDGPPQDARRQWRDDDIPPKGRFGLRRALRSKVHLAIYTVLHAIFSLYIRIRQAWHLVCYHISSIMFYHHRTPEYIERDVVGLKKKPKHLSVILKREPSGRHGAELERLVAEAAEIAVWCVCAKIPVLTVYERTGLLKHYLPHLQQSIIQKSRSYFGRHQPALTVAMPHADDVLESPAHGDFARNDPRHLKVLFISAEDGRASMVDLTRTLTEMSQKGKLHPRDISTDLIDAELSEGIMPEPDLLISFGPYVDLDGYPPWPIRLTEIFCLPDNQGVGYQVFLRALLNFSSAQFRKGK from the exons ATGCCCAGCACGAGGGTCCGCAAGGTCTACAGGACCGACGATGTCGTGGACCTCAAGGATGAAGAAAAGGAGCAACTGCTCGAG AGCTACCTCCCAGACGGCCCACCCCAAGACGCACGACGACAATGGCGCGACGATGATATTCCTCCCAAGGGCAGGTTCGGCCTGAGACGCGCCCTTCGCTCGAAGGTACACCTTGCGATTTACACAGTTCTCCACGCCATTTTCTCTTTGTACATTCGGATACGACAAGCATGGCATCTCGTGTGCTACCACATATCCTCCATCATGTTCTACCACCACCGAACCCCGGAATATATCGAGCGGGATGTTGTTGGTCTAAAGAAGAAGCCGAAACATCTCAGCGTCATTTTAAAGCGCGAACCAAGTGGAAGACACGGGGCTGAGTTGGAGAGATTGGTCGCTGAAGCGGCCGAGATTGCCGTATGGTGCGTCTGCGCCAAGATTCCCGTCTTGACGGTGTACGAGCGGACAG GTCTTCTTAAGCACTACCTTCCTCACCTGCAACAATCGATTATCCAGAAGTCGCGATCCTACTTCGGTAGACACCAGCCAGCTTTGACCGTGGCCATGCCGCACGCCGACGACGTCCTCGAGTCCCCAGCCCATGGAGATTTCGCGCGCAACGACCCACGTCACCTCAAGGTTCTCTTCATCTCCGCCGAGGATGGGCGGGCGTCCATGGTTGATCTCACTCGCACCTTGACCGAGATGTCACAAAAGGGCAAGCTCCACCCCCGTGACATCAGCACAGATCTGATCGATGCGGAGCTGTCGGAGGGAATCATGCCGGAACCCGATCTGCTCATTTCCTTCGGTCCTTACGTCGACCTCGATGGCTACCCGCCTTGGCCCATTCGCCTCACAGAGATCTTCTGCTTGCCGGATAACCAGGGTGTCGGATATCAAGTCTTTTTAAGAGCGCTGCTCAACTTTTCCAGCGCACAGTTCCGCAAAGGCAAATAG